A single region of the Drosophila takahashii strain IR98-3 E-12201 chromosome 2R, DtakHiC1v2, whole genome shotgun sequence genome encodes:
- the MED8 gene encoding mediator of RNA polymerase II transcription subunit 8: MQRDEKLFEMTLETVLQRLNDLKLAVLSMIQKLELEYETINWPTFLDNFAIISSHLTGLTKILAKEQCPPLRNRTVLPLLVSMDRDETLINITEGRVPVFSHDIVPDYLRTRPDPITEQKMQQNEQKAANLTNDAAMKQVTQYNKVVSHVLDMVSKAREEWEIESSSRTGIQQTSSMADTQLLVAAVGMGKGLKLTNYGPGPGMMVPPSIRAPSPMGGPAMSPGNVQQQLGKAPSAVKTNIKSANQVHPFSR, translated from the coding sequence atgcAACGCGACGAAAAACTGTTCGAGATGACGCTGGAGACGGTCCTGCAGCGCCTGAACGACCTGAAGCTAGCTGTGCTGTCCATGATCCAGAAACTGGAGCTGGAATACGAGACCATCAACTGGCCGACGTTCCTGGACAACTTTGCCATCATCTCGAGCCACCTCACCGGCCTGACCAAGATCCTGGCCAAGGAGCAGTGTCCGCCGCTCAGGAACCGAACCGTACTGCCCCTACTGGTCTCCATGGACCGGGACGAGACCCTGATCAACATCACCGAGGGCCGGGTGCCGGTCTTCTCGCACGACATCGTTCCCGACTACCTGAGGACCCGCCCGGATCCGATTACCGAGCAGAAGATGCAGCAGAACGAACAGAAGGCGGCCAACCTCACCAACGACGCGGCCATGAAGCAGGTCACCCAGTACAACAAGGTCGTCTCCCACGTCCTCGACATGGTCAGCAAGGCGCGCGAGGAGTGGGAGATCGAGAGCTCCTCGCGCACCGGCATCCAGCAGACGAGCAGCATGGCCGACACCCAGCTGCTGGTGGCCGCCGTCGGCATGGGCAAGGGCCTCAAGCTGACCAATTATGGTCCCGGACCCGGGATGATGGTGCCGCCCTCGATCCGGGCACCCTCGCCCATGGGCGGACCCGCCATGAGTCCCGGCAacgtgcagcagcagctgggcaAGGCGCCCTCGGCCGTCAAGACCAACATCAAGTCCGCCAACCAAGTTCATCCCTTCTCTCGATAG
- the LOC108055949 gene encoding serine/arginine repetitive matrix protein 1 isoform X1, whose product MASRRRAELNPKLHMDRQPTAARITDPSLPAGKRREIDNVMKKARANTTNDYWDKKLIEAEEKDPNRWRHTGYKKMYIQGESSSGESERDGREGGGGGAPPYGRYPPPGGPPTGPPPPSQRYGRSRSPHSRSRSRLRKSPPLSPPPRRRSPLMSMHGGLDRRGGPRSPPMPRSPNNSHDALMRRPGNGHGGRPRSPPEPAGSSSSSLRRKPNASRSPLGRRRSPPLPPPSSSGMDKRGPVGVAHILPRSKRPPSPPPRHSMRSRSNSSMSSSSDDSCSLCSPSHRHRSRSRGPRSPPPKPRGHYRSGAPPPPPSESHGRIHGRPTTPPPVRGSGGSSVSAMEKYRQAKMRHIGHDRVSSSDAHMKIARASRHSPPPEDPRLKHRPPEPPEPASAPTGAPTSQAKKKKKEKEMRPRIKIEGEKRKKHPSGTTGANAANSSSDSDDSNGSDSDEVGTLPTFSATTRLTLSERFGKMAQWSIDRSNMENMRITKDSAGGALKVMIEEGLESPPRRYSYSPAPAGHFPEELATTAPSGMLSWDDVRVRYEYYKSRGYLRDLDLKDYIKWEEWWYKYQEWLKQERYYEYWDRSQQLRRRRKKLPVTQRLN is encoded by the exons ATGGCGTCGCGCAGGCGCGCCGAACTGAATCCCAAACTCCACATGGACAGGCAGCCGACAGCTGCGCGCATAACAG ATCCCTCATTACCCGCTGGGAAGCGACGCGAGATCGACAACGTGATGAAGAAGGCGCGCGCCAACACCACCAACGATTACTGGGACAAGAAGCTGATCGAGGCCGAGGAGAAGGATCCGAACCGATGGCGCCACACGGGCTACAAGAAGATGTACATCCAGGGCGAGAGCAGCTCCGGCGAGAGCGAACGCGACGGTCGTGagggcggtggcggcggtgcCCCGCCCTACGGCCGGTATCCGCCCCCAGGCGGACCGCCGACCGGTCCGCCGCCTCCGTCGCAGCGATACGGCCGCTCCCGTTCGCCCCATTCGCGCAGTCGGTCGCGTCTGCGCAAGTCGCCACCGCTATCGCCGCCCCCGCGTCGCCGCTCGCCGCTCATGTCCATGCACGGCGGCCTGGACCGTCGGGGCGGACCGCGCTCGCCGCCCATGCCGCGTTCGCCCAACAACAGCCACGACGCCCTCATGCGTCGGCCGGGCAACGGCCACGGCGGAAGGCCGCGATCCCCGCCGGAACCCGCTGGCTCGTCCTCCTCGTCGCTGCGACGCAAGCCAAACGCGTCGCGTTCGCCGCTCGGCCGCCGCCGGTCGccaccgctgccgccgccctcGTCGTCGGGCATGGACAAGCGGGGTCCAGTCGGAGTCGCCCACATCCTGCCGCGCTCCAAGCGCCCGCCTTCGCCACCGCCAAGG CACTCAATGCGTTCGCGTTCAAACAGCTCGATGAGCAGCAGCTCCGATGATTCCTGCTCTCTTTGCTCGCCCAGCCATCGTCACAGATCTCG ATCCCGCGGACCGCGTTCGCCGCCACCCAAGCCACGTGGCCATTATCGTTCGGGggcgccgccgcctcctccgtcGGAATCCCATGGACGTATCCATGGTCGCCCCACCACTCCGCCGCCCGTGCGCGGTAGTGGAGGCAGTTCGGTGTCTGCCATGGAGAAGTACCGCCAGGCGAAGATGCGTCACATCGGCCATGATCGCGTCTCCTCGTCGGATGCGCACATGAAAATCGCGCGAGCGTCGCGTCATTCACCGCCGCCGGAAGATCCGCGTCTCAAGCACCGTCCGCCAGAGCCACCAGAGCCGGCATCAGCACCAACTGGAGCGCCGACATCACAGgctaagaaaaagaagaaggaaaaGGAG ATGAGGCCACGCATTAAAATTGAAGGTGAGAAACGCAAAAAGCATCCGAGCGGGACGACCGGAGCTAACGCGGCGAACTCCTCCTCGGATTCGGACGATTCGAACGGCTCGGACAGTGACGAGGTCGGCACGCTGCCCACATTCTCGGCTACAACGCGGCTGACGCTCTCGGAGCGATTCGGCAAAATGGCGCAGTGGAGCATCGATCGCAGCAACATGGAGAATATGCGAATCACCAAAGACTCCGCCGGTGGGGCCCTCAAAGTGATGATTGAAGAGGGCCTGGAGTCGCCGCCGCGTCGCTATTCGTATTCGCCGGCACCGGCCGGGCACTTTCCGGAGGAGTTGGCCACCACAGCACCGTCGGGAATGCTGTCGTGGGACGACGTGCGCGTCCGTTACGAGTACTACAAGAGTCGTGGTTACCTAAGGGACTTGGACCTTAAG GACTATATCAAGTGGGAGGAGTGGTGGTATAAATATCAGGAGTGGTTGAAACAGGAACGCTACTATGAGTACTGGGATCGCAGTCAGCAATTGCGCCGACGACGCAAGAAGCTGCCGGTCACTCAGCGCTTAAATTGA
- the LOC108055949 gene encoding serine/arginine repetitive matrix protein 1 isoform X2, whose amino-acid sequence MKKARANTTNDYWDKKLIEAEEKDPNRWRHTGYKKMYIQGESSSGESERDGREGGGGGAPPYGRYPPPGGPPTGPPPPSQRYGRSRSPHSRSRSRLRKSPPLSPPPRRRSPLMSMHGGLDRRGGPRSPPMPRSPNNSHDALMRRPGNGHGGRPRSPPEPAGSSSSSLRRKPNASRSPLGRRRSPPLPPPSSSGMDKRGPVGVAHILPRSKRPPSPPPRHSMRSRSNSSMSSSSDDSCSLCSPSHRHRSRSRGPRSPPPKPRGHYRSGAPPPPPSESHGRIHGRPTTPPPVRGSGGSSVSAMEKYRQAKMRHIGHDRVSSSDAHMKIARASRHSPPPEDPRLKHRPPEPPEPASAPTGAPTSQAKKKKKEKEMRPRIKIEGEKRKKHPSGTTGANAANSSSDSDDSNGSDSDEVGTLPTFSATTRLTLSERFGKMAQWSIDRSNMENMRITKDSAGGALKVMIEEGLESPPRRYSYSPAPAGHFPEELATTAPSGMLSWDDVRVRYEYYKSRGYLRDLDLKDYIKWEEWWYKYQEWLKQERYYEYWDRSQQLRRRRKKLPVTQRLN is encoded by the exons ATGAAGAAGGCGCGCGCCAACACCACCAACGATTACTGGGACAAGAAGCTGATCGAGGCCGAGGAGAAGGATCCGAACCGATGGCGCCACACGGGCTACAAGAAGATGTACATCCAGGGCGAGAGCAGCTCCGGCGAGAGCGAACGCGACGGTCGTGagggcggtggcggcggtgcCCCGCCCTACGGCCGGTATCCGCCCCCAGGCGGACCGCCGACCGGTCCGCCGCCTCCGTCGCAGCGATACGGCCGCTCCCGTTCGCCCCATTCGCGCAGTCGGTCGCGTCTGCGCAAGTCGCCACCGCTATCGCCGCCCCCGCGTCGCCGCTCGCCGCTCATGTCCATGCACGGCGGCCTGGACCGTCGGGGCGGACCGCGCTCGCCGCCCATGCCGCGTTCGCCCAACAACAGCCACGACGCCCTCATGCGTCGGCCGGGCAACGGCCACGGCGGAAGGCCGCGATCCCCGCCGGAACCCGCTGGCTCGTCCTCCTCGTCGCTGCGACGCAAGCCAAACGCGTCGCGTTCGCCGCTCGGCCGCCGCCGGTCGccaccgctgccgccgccctcGTCGTCGGGCATGGACAAGCGGGGTCCAGTCGGAGTCGCCCACATCCTGCCGCGCTCCAAGCGCCCGCCTTCGCCACCGCCAAGG CACTCAATGCGTTCGCGTTCAAACAGCTCGATGAGCAGCAGCTCCGATGATTCCTGCTCTCTTTGCTCGCCCAGCCATCGTCACAGATCTCG ATCCCGCGGACCGCGTTCGCCGCCACCCAAGCCACGTGGCCATTATCGTTCGGGggcgccgccgcctcctccgtcGGAATCCCATGGACGTATCCATGGTCGCCCCACCACTCCGCCGCCCGTGCGCGGTAGTGGAGGCAGTTCGGTGTCTGCCATGGAGAAGTACCGCCAGGCGAAGATGCGTCACATCGGCCATGATCGCGTCTCCTCGTCGGATGCGCACATGAAAATCGCGCGAGCGTCGCGTCATTCACCGCCGCCGGAAGATCCGCGTCTCAAGCACCGTCCGCCAGAGCCACCAGAGCCGGCATCAGCACCAACTGGAGCGCCGACATCACAGgctaagaaaaagaagaaggaaaaGGAG ATGAGGCCACGCATTAAAATTGAAGGTGAGAAACGCAAAAAGCATCCGAGCGGGACGACCGGAGCTAACGCGGCGAACTCCTCCTCGGATTCGGACGATTCGAACGGCTCGGACAGTGACGAGGTCGGCACGCTGCCCACATTCTCGGCTACAACGCGGCTGACGCTCTCGGAGCGATTCGGCAAAATGGCGCAGTGGAGCATCGATCGCAGCAACATGGAGAATATGCGAATCACCAAAGACTCCGCCGGTGGGGCCCTCAAAGTGATGATTGAAGAGGGCCTGGAGTCGCCGCCGCGTCGCTATTCGTATTCGCCGGCACCGGCCGGGCACTTTCCGGAGGAGTTGGCCACCACAGCACCGTCGGGAATGCTGTCGTGGGACGACGTGCGCGTCCGTTACGAGTACTACAAGAGTCGTGGTTACCTAAGGGACTTGGACCTTAAG GACTATATCAAGTGGGAGGAGTGGTGGTATAAATATCAGGAGTGGTTGAAACAGGAACGCTACTATGAGTACTGGGATCGCAGTCAGCAATTGCGCCGACGACGCAAGAAGCTGCCGGTCACTCAGCGCTTAAATTGA